The following proteins are co-located in the Massilia litorea genome:
- a CDS encoding type 2 periplasmic-binding domain-containing protein produces MRFRSARLLASILLACCAALAQANDLVVVVSARSPVEAMRADQVAAIFLGQAPRFPNGAVATALDQPLGSAQRDEFYLRVAGKTPALLKAYWSKMVFTGRGQPPRELAGSAAVRKAVAEDPALIGYIEREALDPSVRQVLLVH; encoded by the coding sequence ATGCGATTTCGATCCGCGAGGCTGCTCGCCTCCATCCTGCTTGCATGCTGCGCCGCCCTGGCACAGGCCAACGACCTGGTGGTGGTCGTCTCGGCACGCAGCCCGGTCGAGGCGATGCGCGCCGACCAGGTGGCGGCCATCTTCCTCGGCCAGGCCCCGCGCTTCCCGAACGGCGCCGTCGCCACCGCGCTCGACCAGCCGCTCGGCTCCGCGCAGCGCGACGAGTTCTACCTGCGCGTGGCCGGCAAGACCCCGGCCCTGTTGAAGGCCTACTGGTCGAAGATGGTGTTCACCGGCCGCGGCCAGCCGCCGCGCGAGCTGGCCGGCAGCGCCGCCGTGCGCAAGGCGGTGGCCGAGGATCCGGCCCTGATCGGCTATATCGAGCGCGAGGCACTCGACCCGTCGGTGCGCCAGGTCCTGCTCGTGCATTGA